The nucleotide window AATCATCCTTACAACCTTCCAGAATTTTGATTATGGGAGCGTGGTGATCTTTATCTATTGCCGCCAAAGAATTTCCAATCATTTTATGCCACAATTCTTTAGTTTCAACATCTAATCCCTCTGAACTTATTCTGTACTTCAAATCAACCGTTAATTTTTCGAATTCTTCAGGGTAATGTTTCGAAAAAGCAAATGAGAGTGCGTGAAACTTAGCCAAGTTTTCAATACAAGCGCTAGCCTGTGCCCAATCCAATGATTTCATTCTGTTGAAGGGTCCATAACCACTCTCAACCAGGTTCTCCATGACCACAGTCTCTTCGCCTGTCTCAGCGCTGTATCCATACAGCTTAGGGAATCTGAATCTGTGTTCATCTGGCACATTCATTTCGTTTTcaatatctttataaattttaatgagttGAGTGTAAACAAATCTCTCCGTGCCGTACAGCCAGTCTGCATTCATTTTACTACGCATTTTTTCTCCCACGCAAGCCACTTTTGCGAAGAGCTTGAGATCATCTCGATTCGGAGATGTCACATCGACGAGAAAAAGGGCAGATGTAAAATTCGCCCCATCGCTTGTAACCGCTTTGATCTTAGTTTCACGTGgtttgtaattaatttcatCTAATATTTTCTCCATCAACTTTTGTAAAGTTTGCTCCACGTCCGCCATGTTTCGGATGTAATTTACAACTGGTTTCGAGTTGCCCATTCCAACAATCAAAGCGTTTATCTCATAAAAGTTGTTTCACAACGTCACCGGCCTGACGATCGTACTCGTTCATAAACTATGATCCATTACGTCATAACTGTAAAGGCGATACTACAATGAGCACGTTATTTTCATAATGCTGACTGTGATATTATATGTATGCTAGAGAACAGACTGTATTTGTCATTTATGTTATTACAAtacgcaataaaaataaattaaaagcattGTCCAATAGTATAAACCAATATAGTATAAACCAAACAACCGCTATGGTGTagtaatttgtttaaaagtatAAGATTACGAACAATCAATAATTTCTGTTTGAACTAtcttaagttaataaaataactttattttgttatttattttattgacttcAACAGCccaaacatataattatatacatatacagttGTACATATGTAttgtcattatcatcatcattccagcctaatgtagtccactgctggacataggcatccacaagttcgcgccaaaatggcatgaactcatttgtgttgcccatagtcaccaagccgggcaggcgggttggtgaccacagggcatTTTATGATGTAACCATTCTAATGAGGGCTACAACGACAATAGCCTTATctcatatttttaacaattacttACATTTAAATCAATTGTAGAATctgtacaattaaataaaaacactcaaagaattaaaactattaaactatAATCTATTAACAATAACTCCATTCGAATCGAATACTGAAACTTTTTACCTACCTCCATTTATACGATCCcatattctttattgttttggaaatatatcagatatagctcgaCAAAAACAAAAAGGCCACTCTTATCTTTGAAACTCAACCTATCATCGTTCGTTTTTAATTGTGctataatatgtatacaaatcTACTCTGTTCTGACAAGTAAAATATACATTGATACAAATGAAGTTTTGAAGGAGAAACGTAAACTTGATCGTACAACTCAACCATTATACTCGTAGTAAGACTGAGTTTCCAGTTTTTGTGGAtcgttactttatatttatatttttgaagtaaaactcctctacgcacgcttgacttggggagtaagctggtggatgcgtgacgagagcgttacgaaaagtgtggtcgggcgaggcgaacgtaGCAAGAGACAGAGGTGCGAGCacgcattttctttctctcttcctctcatagccagttgCTAAGACACGGTGTAGTGtgtattgtgcagaagtttcacttcagtcatgtggtctaaagcacactcgtttttttattacatttgctCATAAGATATTTGTTGTCAAACAAAGTATGAGATCATAAAAtgaaacaacaataaaacataagattttattaaaatttttgttataaaagaaGCAAAACAATCAAACAAGACATGCAAATATTGTCAATAACGCATAATATTGCAAAGTATACCTACACAATTAGAAGAAGCAGTTACGCAGTCAGTTACGACAGCAGCCAGAAGCGAACTTGGAGGTCAGTCTGCTCTAGTTAGGTGTCCTACCGTCCTACCTGATGTGAGGAACTGCTCTATACATCAATAGTCtacgttttttatatattattaatatacacacacgatcgtttgttcctatgttaagcaacttaatgcttgtattataggtaacagactGATTAAACAGCTGattgatatagctaaatattttttagaataatatacatataaatattacatattaaaaaaaattaaatcatacaCTAATAAATAGTCAATATCCAGTATCCAgtggttaatttatttatacttatttaactataacacaaaaatacaacaatagTCGCCTTGTTGAAATTTATCGCAATTATTCCACATTCCAAGCATTACCATCATTGTATAAAACTATACACAGTCTATGGCCAGATAGATGCAACATAAACCTTCAGACAAtgatatcattataataatttatgtttgaaAAATCCGTTGATCAGTAAAACAATGTGTATTAAAATCTTTATGAAGGTTCTACTCGCTTCATGAGACtatatttgtttcttaaaaTCATACTATTACTATCTTCATTCCTTAATTCCTTAATTTACTTCTTACTTAATTTCCTACTCAAGTTTTTAAATAGCACCCCACTTAACACAGTCGTTAACGATTCCTCTGAACCTCTGAACGCTCAGTTCGTTTGGTGTCGGTATGAAATCTTTGACGTCACCATCTACTTTTGGAATACTATCACCTTCAGCTGTTATCATGGGCAATATTACTGCTCCAAGAATAATAGAATACGGCAGAACCTGGAATTAAAGAAAGTAAGATCATACCCGAATTCGtattgaaaaatgtttatcTAAAACGTATTTCAAACCAGTGGCAAATCCGCCACcagtttatgtatgttcggggataacctCGTCGcttataccgattttgataattctatttttgttgggaaggagatatcccaagtgtggtgccatgataaagaaaccaggatctgatgatggaatcccagagaaatctagggaaacCCTCCTGGAGGCGGATAAAATTGAAGAGGCTACTGACGGCTGGAAGTCCGCAACTggttaaaataacttttaaatgagAGTTTTACTTATCAGCCGTTAATAGTTATACGAGTAGACCGTTACTTGATAGTACTCATtactcaatattttattataagttggTGTGAACTAATCAATATATAATCAAAAATCTCCTgccttttttatgtcactataaTATTTGTGTCTCGGATAGACTTCTGATGGATCCACCGACAGCCTCTTCAGAGCTTCCTCTAACTTCGTGTAGTAGTGAACCAGTAACTCATCGAAATACTGCTTTCTGAACTCTTCGTCTGTACTCGAAACTATAAAGTAAATGATATCGAGAGCCGGAGTTCCCGAGTGAACCGTTTGATAGTCGATAGAAACAGCATCAACGATGACACCCTGGAAAAAACCGTCACACTAAAAAAGAGTTCGTATTTTTTACCAACTTAACATAAACAAACCCgcggtggagcagcgtggtggattaagctccaaaccttctcctacatggggaaagaggcctatacccatcagaggatattacaggctgaagcaaagaatcatcaaaaacggtaaacccagtgaaaagttataaggtataatacaatttaggttgacgaaaaaataatacgttagatgtaactcgaaaagtacttgtcaaatctcaattaaacttaaaaatgacCGTAGCGAcaactttcgatttaaaaaaaatcatcgaaatcggcccacactcctctttttttggagaTCGGTTAATAACGGAGACGTAACAACCCGctatcaaaataaatacgtgTCATAGATATATACATCACGATAATTTCGATTAATTACTGGTAATGTTGTAGGTACCAACTATCATTTGTTTTTCACACATTAAATTAAGAAGCGTAAAATGTCCTCTCCTTTTTTATTCGACTAGGGTAATGTTGTTGAAGTAATTACAGTTTCGGTTCAATATTTAACACATATTTCAATAAACTTACGAGAGCTACGGCTGTAAAAGAACATCACAATGCCCGTCATATGCAAAAATTCGAAGCgacaatacaaatacatattaattacataCTCAGTCGGTATGAGACAATtacaagtataataattatgtacgtATGTCCTCTGATTATAGTGACAATCCTAACATCTAAAGACTTCGCTGGTGGACCATGGTGGAACTGAAAAGTTGTTCAGAGCTATTCAGATAAGTGCAAAATTTCAGATTACacagattttattatattatattttattttagatattttacagGTATTAGACTTGTTCAGAGTTTTACAGGATTATAttctataaaacttttttaaaagattctttcaaaaatatatattccacCATGGTTTAGTAGACTAAACGACTGTTAACGGTGACAGACGTATGTTACATAGCTGTAGATGCAACAAAACAATTTTCGAGAACCTACTGCATACCTACtgcattttaattataactcaATTTAGTCGCGATAAGGTTCGATATGAGTTATCTTTTCAAAAAATTGGCctagtgcgagtcggactcacgcacgaagggttccgtaccattgactaaactaaatataaataaatgttctgtaaaatatacgattgttaaataaaactaaatattttgtgaatatttcaagcgtTTAACTTGTGCTGATTTTAATATCGGGCAAAAAGCGGCAAAATAATCACTTTTGTGGTATGAGAGCCGCCCccccaatatttttttatcattttttttatttattattaaagtaaatatacaattaagtattttgttaatatttcaagtgccgacctgt belongs to Melitaea cinxia chromosome 17, ilMelCinx1.1, whole genome shotgun sequence and includes:
- the LOC123661890 gene encoding uncharacterized protein LOC123661890, whose amino-acid sequence is MADVEQTLQKLMEKILDEINYKPRETKIKAVTSDGANFTSALFLVDVTSPNRDDLKLFAKVACVGEKMRSKMNADWLYGTERFVYTQLIKIYKDIENEMNVPDEHRFRFPKLYGYSAETGEETVVMENLVESGYGPFNRMKSLDWAQASACIENLAKFHALSFAFSKHYPEEFEKLTVDLKYRISSEGLDVETKELWHKMIGNSLAAIDKDHHAPIIKILEGCKDDWTKYNAPIGQPVLVHGDYRQSNLLFRKQKDQRIAEIRNV